The following are encoded together in the Gilvimarinus sp. DA14 genome:
- a CDS encoding 6-phosphofructokinase, which yields MANAFYGQSGGPAAVINATAAAVIETARDYPGVFDRVYVGRNGILGALHENLIDITDESPDALAALANTPGAAFGSCRHKLQNPNVEHDEYQRLIEVFQAHDIRFFFYNGGGDSQDTTRKIAHAAELVGYDLTCIGIPKTIDNNLPATDCCPGFGSAAKYVAVSALEASFDVASMHQTSTKVFVMEVMGRQNGWIAAASALACDERGLGPDIVLVPEIAFERQKFLEKVKQVVAKKGFCIVVTAEGIRDSQGEYLSVIDTEDAFGHGQLGGVAPRLVEDIKAAFNYKCHWSVCDYLQRAARHIASQTDVDQAYAVGKAAVEYAVKGLQSVMPAIVRTQSVPYQWHVEPVHISQVVGGEKNMPRHYMSKDGFSLTQAGRDYFAPLIAGEAYPPYQAGLPSFQNFRHRLIERKLPEYFGGNTQRPIGEPA from the coding sequence ATGGCAAATGCATTTTACGGACAGTCCGGCGGCCCTGCCGCGGTCATCAATGCGACTGCGGCGGCGGTCATTGAAACCGCGCGCGACTATCCGGGGGTTTTCGATAGAGTGTATGTGGGCCGCAACGGCATTCTTGGCGCACTGCACGAGAATCTGATCGACATCACAGACGAATCGCCCGATGCGCTGGCGGCGCTGGCCAACACTCCGGGAGCCGCCTTCGGCTCCTGCCGCCACAAGCTGCAGAATCCAAATGTAGAGCACGACGAGTACCAGCGCCTGATTGAAGTTTTTCAGGCCCACGACATCCGTTTCTTTTTCTATAACGGCGGCGGCGACTCGCAGGACACCACTCGTAAAATCGCCCACGCCGCTGAACTTGTGGGCTATGACCTGACCTGCATCGGTATTCCTAAAACCATCGACAACAACCTGCCAGCCACCGATTGCTGCCCAGGATTTGGCTCAGCAGCCAAGTATGTCGCAGTTTCCGCACTGGAGGCCTCTTTCGACGTCGCCTCGATGCATCAAACCTCTACCAAGGTGTTTGTAATGGAGGTAATGGGCCGACAAAACGGTTGGATTGCGGCGGCCTCTGCCCTGGCTTGCGACGAGCGCGGCCTTGGCCCGGATATTGTCTTGGTGCCGGAAATCGCTTTTGAGCGGCAGAAGTTTCTCGAAAAGGTAAAGCAGGTTGTGGCGAAGAAAGGCTTTTGTATCGTGGTAACCGCCGAGGGCATACGCGACAGCCAGGGAGAATACCTGTCGGTAATCGACACCGAAGATGCTTTTGGCCATGGCCAGCTGGGTGGCGTTGCGCCGCGTTTGGTAGAGGATATCAAGGCCGCCTTCAATTATAAGTGCCACTGGAGCGTGTGCGATTACCTACAGCGCGCCGCCCGCCATATCGCCTCGCAAACCGACGTTGACCAGGCTTACGCCGTGGGCAAGGCAGCAGTTGAGTACGCGGTAAAAGGCTTGCAGTCAGTGATGCCTGCGATTGTACGCACACAATCCGTACCCTATCAGTGGCACGTCGAGCCTGTGCATATATCACAGGTGGTCGGCGGTGAGAAAAACATGCCGCGTCACTATATGAGCAAAGACGGCTTTAGCTTAACCCAAGCCGGCCGCGATTATTTTGCCCCGCTCATTGCCGGTGAAGCCTATCCGCCGTATCAGGCGGGGTTGCCTAGCTTTCAAAACTTTCGCCACCGTTTGATAGAGCGCAAATTGCCAGAGTATTTCGGCGGCAACACCCAGCGCCCGATTGGCGAGCCGGCCTAA
- a CDS encoding Trp family transcriptional regulator, which translates to MNTEEQHFHDLIAYLHRAETPSDLGRILEGLLTPAELHAISQRLQITRLLKAGVSQREVAKRLGVGIATVTRGSRALQAGKLDDIE; encoded by the coding sequence ATGAATACAGAAGAGCAACACTTTCACGATTTAATCGCCTACTTGCACCGGGCTGAAACTCCTTCCGACCTGGGTCGGATTCTGGAGGGCTTGCTGACGCCCGCAGAGCTGCATGCCATTTCTCAGCGGTTACAGATTACCCGCCTGTTAAAGGCCGGTGTCTCGCAACGCGAAGTGGCCAAACGCCTGGGCGTGGGTATTGCCACGGTTACCCGGGGTTCGCGCGCCTTACAGGCCGGCAAGTTAGATGATATCGAATGA
- a CDS encoding LutB/LldF family L-lactate oxidation iron-sulfur protein, producing the protein MSQVQMHEPQPDFIIRSRASLVDKHLQEALEEAGSGFVHKRQAAIDRIGNFEQLRDQAQRVRARALKNLDLYLLHFEKKVTEAGGQVHWAETPEQMRELVIGLCQQQNAKTATKGKSMVGEEVDLNEALEAAGVEPQETDLGEYVLQLANERPSHIVAPALHKTKAQVQSLFRENHALGERALDEVADIVNEARAVIRDRFLQADVGITGANMLIAETGTAAIVTNEGNGDLTATLPRTHIVTTSIDKIVPTWEDASAILRVLGRSATGQDITTYTSFFTGARSERDKDGPEQFHIVLLDNRRSELLGSEYEKMLHCIRCGACMNHCPVYQSVGGHTYNSVYPGPMGAVLTPLLRHEEQDNQLPNASTFCGRCESVCPVRIPLPGLMRKLRDREQREKKHAGISQWAVKIFCRLSRHPAIYRRLNDFNLRLVAIARGRKPRFQSLPFLSGWTRHRDFPAPEKSSFQSQWQQRQKEKQS; encoded by the coding sequence ATGAGCCAGGTACAGATGCACGAACCTCAACCCGACTTTATCATTCGCTCGCGCGCCTCGCTGGTAGACAAACATCTGCAAGAAGCACTAGAAGAAGCCGGCTCTGGTTTTGTCCACAAGCGCCAAGCGGCGATTGACAGAATTGGCAACTTTGAGCAGCTGCGCGATCAGGCGCAGCGGGTACGCGCTCGCGCCCTCAAAAACCTAGATTTATATCTGCTCCACTTCGAGAAAAAAGTGACTGAGGCCGGCGGCCAAGTGCATTGGGCCGAAACGCCGGAACAGATGCGCGAACTGGTAATCGGCCTGTGCCAACAGCAAAACGCCAAAACAGCCACCAAAGGTAAGTCTATGGTGGGCGAGGAAGTGGACCTGAATGAGGCCTTAGAGGCGGCCGGTGTAGAACCGCAAGAGACAGATTTGGGCGAATATGTTCTGCAACTGGCTAACGAGCGCCCCAGCCATATCGTGGCTCCGGCGCTGCACAAAACCAAAGCCCAGGTACAATCGCTGTTTCGCGAAAATCATGCACTCGGCGAGCGCGCGCTGGACGAAGTTGCCGATATTGTTAACGAAGCCCGCGCGGTCATTCGCGATCGCTTTTTACAAGCGGATGTAGGCATAACCGGCGCCAACATGTTAATTGCCGAAACAGGCACTGCGGCAATTGTTACTAACGAAGGTAACGGCGATCTGACCGCGACACTACCGCGCACCCATATTGTTACTACCTCAATCGATAAAATTGTTCCAACCTGGGAAGATGCCAGCGCGATTTTGCGGGTACTGGGGCGCAGCGCCACCGGTCAGGACATTACCACCTACACCTCATTTTTTACCGGCGCGCGCTCAGAACGAGACAAAGACGGCCCCGAACAGTTTCATATTGTGCTACTGGACAATCGGCGCTCCGAACTGCTGGGCAGCGAATACGAAAAAATGCTGCACTGCATTCGCTGCGGCGCTTGCATGAACCATTGCCCGGTGTACCAGTCTGTGGGTGGGCACACTTATAACAGTGTTTACCCGGGACCAATGGGCGCCGTACTCACCCCCTTGCTGCGCCACGAAGAACAAGACAATCAACTGCCTAACGCCAGTACTTTTTGTGGCCGCTGTGAATCCGTCTGCCCCGTTCGCATTCCCCTGCCGGGGCTGATGCGCAAACTGCGCGACCGCGAGCAGCGCGAGAAAAAACACGCAGGTATCTCCCAATGGGCAGTAAAGATTTTCTGCCGGCTTAGCCGTCACCCGGCGATTTACAGAAGACTCAATGATTTCAACTTGAGGCTCGTTGCTATCGCTCGCGGCCGAAAGCCCCGTTTTCAATCTCTACCCTTTTTATCTGGCTGGACCCGGCACAGAGATTTTCCCGCACCGGAAAAGTCTAGTTTTCAGTCTCAATGGCAGCAACGGCAAAAAGAGAAACAGTCATGA
- a CDS encoding DeoR/GlpR family DNA-binding transcription regulator, translating to MLEKQRHQLLLDILDEQQFASVNDLSSQLNASEATIRRDITKLAKQEQLRKIRGGAEVLNSSERRSRRPHLSGTAFLAAKEQRADVKRLLAKEAVKFCEDGEFIIINGGSSTYMMREFLAERHLNVLTNSFVLAQELAETSDNQITLPGGELYRKQGIILSAFENDTIQYYQASKMFMGTPGIGKFGVMESDPLLIQTEQKLKKQADQLIVLADSTKLGKRSNFILCPLSDVDVLITDSEADPALVKYFESENIQVILVDVNQAS from the coding sequence ATGCTCGAAAAACAACGCCACCAGTTGCTTCTGGACATCCTCGACGAACAGCAGTTTGCCAGTGTGAACGACTTGTCCAGCCAGTTAAACGCGTCGGAAGCAACTATTCGTCGCGACATCACCAAGCTTGCCAAGCAAGAGCAGTTGCGCAAAATTCGCGGTGGAGCCGAAGTTCTCAACAGCTCAGAAAGGCGTTCGCGTCGCCCTCATTTGTCGGGCACAGCGTTTCTGGCGGCCAAGGAACAACGGGCCGATGTAAAACGTCTGCTTGCTAAAGAGGCGGTGAAATTCTGCGAAGATGGGGAGTTCATTATTATCAATGGTGGTAGCTCCACTTATATGATGAGAGAGTTCCTCGCCGAGCGGCACCTGAACGTCCTGACCAACTCTTTCGTACTCGCGCAAGAGCTGGCCGAAACCAGTGACAATCAAATTACCTTGCCAGGTGGCGAGCTTTACCGTAAGCAAGGCATTATTTTAAGTGCTTTCGAAAACGACACTATTCAGTATTACCAAGCCAGTAAAATGTTTATGGGTACTCCCGGCATTGGTAAATTCGGAGTCATGGAGTCCGACCCCCTACTGATTCAAACCGAACAAAAGCTAAAAAAACAAGCTGACCAGTTAATTGTGCTCGCCGACAGCACCAAGCTCGGCAAGCGCAGCAACTTTATTCTCTGCCCTCTTTCCGATGTGGATGTGTTAATCACCGATAGCGAAGCCGACCCGGCGCTGGTCAAATATTTCGAGAGCGAAAATATTCAGGTGATATTGGTAGACGTTAACCAGGCAAGCTAA
- a CDS encoding aminodeoxychorismate/anthranilate synthase component II codes for MNILIIDNYDSFTYNLYQYMGEILTAEKAKGSVSDFSIAVKRNNEITLSDVKAMAPDRIIISPGPGSPDDKAYFGVCAEVIAEIGKTTPLLGVCLGMQGITHVFGGRVVKAGLPVHGKTSPIYHDGRGVFSDVPQSLEIMRYHSLVADPHTLPECLALTAVVAEVGIADFADAAASGAPMEIMGVRHKIYPIEGIQFHPESFATEGGKDLLRNFLFAN; via the coding sequence GTGAACATTTTAATTATCGATAATTACGACTCCTTTACCTATAACCTGTACCAGTATATGGGTGAAATTCTAACCGCTGAAAAAGCCAAAGGAAGCGTCAGTGACTTCTCGATTGCGGTGAAGCGCAACAATGAAATCACCCTGAGCGACGTTAAAGCCATGGCGCCCGATCGCATTATTATCTCGCCCGGGCCTGGCTCGCCGGACGATAAAGCTTACTTTGGGGTATGCGCCGAAGTCATCGCTGAAATTGGCAAAACGACACCGCTGTTGGGTGTGTGTTTAGGTATGCAGGGCATTACCCATGTGTTTGGCGGTAGGGTGGTTAAGGCAGGGTTGCCGGTACACGGCAAAACCAGCCCGATTTACCACGATGGCCGGGGCGTATTTAGCGATGTTCCTCAGTCTTTGGAAATTATGCGTTACCACTCACTGGTGGCCGACCCGCACACACTGCCTGAGTGCTTGGCGCTGACGGCGGTCGTGGCCGAAGTGGGTATTGCTGATTTTGCCGATGCCGCGGCCAGTGGTGCGCCCATGGAAATTATGGGCGTGCGTCATAAGATCTACCCCATCGAGGGGATTCAGTTTCATCCGGAGTCTTTCGCCACTGAGGGTGGCAAGGATTTACTGCGCAATTTTTTGTTTGCTAATTGA
- a CDS encoding anthranilate synthase component I family protein produces the protein MTQPPKISIPRKPNYVTLATECDFFQLFKKIEKRFDNCFFLESLGEESHISRYSLIGFDPAQIFSARDKSLTITDADGASTAYPSDNPYYLLREIVPQDIISRGYAGGLTGYIGYDCMNYFEPSMNIQASEYFDAFKFGLYKDGLILDKMTNEIFYFYYDENREALVNELIAADYEGDGELTITPKGDTMDRAAHEAAVEKVKQDIIEGKIFQCEVGFKTLFKVEGDTIRVYESMREVNPSPQMYYIKFGKEKVIGASPELLFRLRQGEMETYPLAGTTKRGATESEDKLLARTLLNDPKEIAEHNMIVDLHRNDIGRVAQFGTVKVRSLMDIKRFSHVQHISSEIVGIMSESEDMFSALASNFPAGTLTGAPKIEAMKIIDELESDGRGPYGGAVGHFSFNGDCTFAIPIRTLFVNGEHGYVQTCGGNVYDSNAEDEYQEIQRKFAGTKKVLDRFKPV, from the coding sequence ATGACTCAGCCCCCAAAAATATCCATTCCCCGCAAGCCCAATTACGTCACCCTGGCGACCGAGTGCGATTTTTTCCAGCTATTCAAAAAAATTGAAAAGCGCTTTGATAATTGTTTTTTTCTCGAGTCGCTGGGTGAGGAAAGCCACATTTCCCGTTACTCATTGATTGGTTTTGATCCGGCGCAAATTTTCTCAGCCCGCGATAAGTCCTTAACCATCACTGACGCGGATGGCGCCTCCACCGCTTATCCCAGCGACAACCCGTATTACTTGCTGCGTGAAATTGTTCCCCAAGACATTATTTCGCGTGGCTATGCTGGGGGGTTGACCGGCTATATCGGCTACGATTGCATGAACTATTTTGAGCCGAGTATGAATATTCAGGCCAGCGAGTATTTTGATGCGTTTAAGTTTGGTCTTTATAAAGACGGTCTGATACTCGACAAAATGACCAATGAGATTTTTTACTTTTATTACGATGAAAATCGCGAGGCCCTGGTTAACGAATTAATTGCTGCAGACTATGAAGGTGATGGCGAGCTGACCATTACGCCCAAGGGCGATACCATGGACCGCGCTGCCCATGAAGCTGCGGTGGAAAAGGTCAAGCAGGATATTATCGAAGGTAAAATTTTTCAGTGCGAAGTGGGCTTTAAAACCTTATTTAAGGTTGAGGGCGATACCATCAGGGTGTATGAATCAATGCGCGAGGTAAACCCGTCGCCGCAAATGTATTACATAAAGTTTGGCAAGGAAAAAGTGATTGGTGCCAGCCCCGAGTTACTGTTTCGCTTGCGCCAAGGTGAAATGGAAACCTATCCGCTGGCGGGCACCACCAAGCGTGGCGCCACCGAGTCCGAAGACAAGCTGTTAGCGCGCACCCTGCTAAACGATCCCAAAGAAATTGCCGAACACAATATGATTGTCGATTTGCACCGTAATGATATCGGGCGCGTAGCGCAGTTTGGTACGGTAAAAGTTCGCAGCTTAATGGATATAAAACGCTTCAGTCATGTGCAGCATATTTCCAGTGAGATCGTGGGCATTATGTCCGAGTCGGAAGATATGTTCTCGGCGCTGGCCAGCAATTTCCCCGCGGGTACATTAACCGGCGCCCCTAAAATTGAAGCCATGAAAATCATTGACGAACTTGAGTCAGACGGCCGCGGGCCCTACGGTGGAGCGGTGGGGCATTTCTCATTTAATGGGGATTGCACCTTTGCCATTCCCATTCGCACGCTTTTTGTGAATGGCGAACACGGTTATGTGCAAACCTGTGGCGGTAATGTTTACGATTCGAACGCCGAAGACGAGTATCAAGAAATTCAACGCAAGTTTGCCGGTACCAAAAAGGTACTGGATCGCTTTAAGCCGGTTTAA
- a CDS encoding MFS transporter, whose translation MSNTSADFKFFSFIGRFKVLHLTWMAFFVSFLVWFNHAPLLVVIQEQLALSDQQIKTLLILNVALTIPARIIVGMLVDSYGPRTIYSVLLAITGGLCLFFSLARSFEVLALARFLLGFAGAGFVIGIRMISEWFPARQLGLAEGMYKGLGNIGSAAAAISLPALALWFGGENGWRYATGATGILAFVYAAIYYLSVRDTPAGSTYFKPNKSGGLAVTSKRDFVLYLLSNIPMFAAMALLAWKVEALQLISAQVLYFIYAALVVLYLLQCRKLFAINKEVIATPVNELYQYKFKQVMILSLAYAVTFGAELAVVSMLPMFFQNTFAVPVALAGVFGACFAAVDMASCPSGGWISDNFGRKRSLTILLTGAAIGFFIMASIDDSWPIALAVAAMMCSSFFLGSAAGCVFAMVPLIRRSLTGQIAGIVGAYGNIGAVVFLTVFSLVDTGTFFLTIAIGIALAAAASMLLDAPQDTLIEVMPDGSVQRIPVH comes from the coding sequence ATGAGCAACACCAGTGCAGATTTTAAGTTCTTCTCTTTTATCGGCCGCTTTAAGGTACTGCACCTTACCTGGATGGCCTTTTTCGTTTCATTTTTAGTTTGGTTTAATCACGCCCCACTGCTGGTGGTTATTCAAGAACAGCTGGCCCTGAGTGATCAGCAAATTAAAACCCTGCTGATTCTGAACGTCGCACTGACAATTCCAGCGCGAATTATCGTGGGCATGCTGGTAGATAGCTATGGTCCGCGCACTATTTACTCGGTATTGCTGGCCATTACTGGTGGTCTTTGCCTGTTCTTTTCTCTCGCCCGAAGTTTTGAAGTACTGGCCTTGGCCAGGTTTTTATTAGGCTTTGCCGGGGCGGGCTTTGTGATTGGCATACGGATGATCAGCGAATGGTTTCCGGCCCGCCAGCTGGGGCTGGCAGAGGGAATGTACAAGGGGCTGGGAAATATTGGCTCCGCGGCTGCTGCGATCAGTCTGCCCGCTCTGGCGCTGTGGTTTGGGGGCGAAAATGGCTGGCGCTACGCCACCGGCGCAACCGGGATACTGGCCTTTGTTTACGCCGCTATTTACTATTTATCGGTGCGCGACACGCCCGCTGGCTCAACCTACTTTAAACCCAACAAGTCAGGCGGCCTGGCGGTCACCAGCAAACGAGATTTTGTTCTCTATCTGCTGAGCAACATTCCCATGTTTGCCGCCATGGCGCTGTTGGCCTGGAAGGTTGAAGCGCTGCAGTTGATTTCCGCTCAGGTGCTGTACTTTATATACGCAGCACTTGTGGTGCTTTACTTATTGCAGTGCCGCAAGCTGTTCGCGATTAATAAAGAAGTTATTGCCACGCCGGTTAACGAGCTGTACCAGTATAAATTCAAACAAGTGATGATTTTATCTCTGGCTTACGCCGTAACTTTTGGTGCCGAGCTAGCGGTGGTATCCATGCTGCCCATGTTTTTCCAAAATACATTTGCAGTGCCCGTCGCCCTGGCGGGTGTGTTCGGAGCCTGCTTTGCCGCGGTGGATATGGCATCCTGCCCCTCCGGCGGCTGGATTAGCGATAACTTTGGCCGCAAACGTTCGTTAACCATTCTTTTGACCGGTGCGGCCATTGGCTTTTTTATTATGGCCAGTATTGACGACAGCTGGCCTATTGCCCTGGCGGTTGCCGCGATGATGTGCAGCTCTTTCTTTTTAGGCTCGGCCGCCGGCTGTGTGTTTGCCATGGTGCCCCTGATTCGCCGCAGCCTGACCGGGCAAATCGCAGGGATTGTCGGTGCCTATGGCAATATTGGCGCGGTGGTATTTCTAACGGTTTTTTCTCTGGTCGACACCGGCACTTTCTTTCTGACTATAGCCATTGGCATAGCCCTGGCTGCGGCTGCATCTATGCTTTTAGACGCACCACAGGACACATTAATTGAAGTGATGCCAGACGGTAGCGTGCAGCGCATACCGGTACACTGA
- a CDS encoding class I fructose-bisphosphate aldolase, translating into MTDVQALLGAEAEYLLDHKCTGFSAEHLHLPSPTYVDDVLSLTDRPNQVLRNYQQLLDAGRMGGSGYVSILPVDQGIEHSAGASFAPNPMYFDPENIVRLAIEGGCNGVASTLGVLGAVSRRYAHKIPFIVKINHNDALVHPADYDQRMFANVRQAYDMGAVGIGATIYFGSDTSRRQLEEISEAFAEAHRLGMVTILWCYLRNSAFKTADKDHHISADLSGQANYLGVTIEADIIKQKMPETNGGFNDVPVGKTHPKVYSELSSDHPICLTRYQVANCYMGRIGLINSGGASGENDLIQAVRTAVINKRAGGMGLITGRKAFQKPFAEGVALLHATQDVYLDKSVTLA; encoded by the coding sequence ATGACAGACGTACAAGCCCTTTTAGGTGCAGAAGCCGAATACCTGCTAGACCATAAATGCACTGGTTTCTCTGCAGAGCACCTGCACTTGCCCAGCCCCACTTATGTGGACGATGTGCTGAGCCTGACCGACCGCCCCAACCAGGTACTGCGCAACTACCAGCAGCTGTTGGACGCCGGCCGCATGGGCGGCAGTGGCTATGTGTCCATTTTGCCCGTCGATCAGGGCATTGAACATTCGGCCGGGGCCAGCTTTGCCCCCAACCCTATGTATTTCGATCCGGAAAATATTGTCCGCCTGGCTATCGAGGGTGGCTGCAACGGTGTTGCCTCCACGTTGGGGGTGCTCGGCGCTGTATCGCGCCGCTACGCGCACAAGATTCCTTTCATTGTCAAAATTAATCACAATGATGCTCTGGTTCACCCGGCCGACTATGATCAGCGTATGTTTGCCAATGTGCGTCAGGCTTACGACATGGGTGCGGTGGGCATTGGCGCGACCATTTACTTCGGCTCGGACACATCGCGTCGCCAGCTGGAAGAAATTTCAGAAGCCTTCGCCGAGGCTCATCGCCTGGGCATGGTAACCATCTTGTGGTGCTACCTGCGCAACAGCGCTTTTAAAACCGCCGACAAGGATCATCACATCTCTGCAGACCTTTCTGGTCAGGCCAACTACTTGGGCGTAACCATTGAGGCCGACATTATTAAGCAGAAGATGCCGGAAACCAATGGCGGCTTTAATGATGTTCCTGTGGGCAAGACTCACCCTAAGGTCTACAGTGAGCTATCCAGCGACCACCCCATCTGCCTTACGCGCTACCAGGTAGCCAATTGCTATATGGGCCGCATTGGTTTGATTAACTCAGGTGGCGCCTCGGGTGAAAATGATTTGATTCAGGCGGTGCGCACCGCAGTCATCAACAAACGCGCCGGCGGCATGGGCCTGATTACGGGCCGTAAAGCCTTCCAAAAGCCTTTTGCAGAGGGTGTTGCCCTGCTGCACGCCACTCAGGATGTCTATCTCGACAAATCCGTGACCCTGGCCTAA
- a CDS encoding alpha/beta hydrolase: MRFAFSLTLLLACCVTIVQAAENTYTAENTLEKYIGDYPFISIASIEAPDSVQTHKDVPYVSYGERTLTLDLYRPAKTQGSPTPGVILVHGGGWQSGYRTHLAPIAIKLAEAGIAAATISYRLAPEALYPAAIYDTKAALRWMRSNAATYKINPDQLVVAGSSAGGQIASLTGVTNGLEKFDPQAATRKVSSDAQLIINIDGLSDFTSEKARKYEDAPREKPSSAVLWLGGHYAEQTANWHEASPIYYVDEHTPPILFLASGRTRFYVGRDEMIRRLNQHGIPSKVVTFSNTPHSFWLFDPWMQPAASAMAAFIKEQFAANI, translated from the coding sequence ATGCGTTTTGCCTTTAGCTTAACCTTACTACTAGCCTGCTGCGTCACGATCGTACAGGCCGCGGAAAATACCTACACGGCAGAAAACACTCTCGAAAAATATATCGGGGATTATCCCTTTATTAGCATTGCCAGTATCGAGGCACCAGACTCGGTCCAAACCCATAAAGACGTTCCCTATGTGAGTTATGGTGAGCGGACCTTAACCTTGGATCTGTACCGCCCCGCGAAAACCCAAGGCTCCCCCACTCCGGGAGTTATTTTGGTTCACGGGGGAGGTTGGCAATCGGGCTATCGGACCCACCTAGCCCCCATCGCCATAAAGTTGGCCGAGGCCGGCATTGCCGCCGCAACCATTAGTTATCGCCTGGCGCCAGAGGCGCTCTACCCCGCCGCTATTTACGATACCAAGGCGGCGCTAAGGTGGATGCGGTCAAACGCCGCCACATACAAGATAAACCCTGATCAACTTGTGGTGGCGGGTAGCTCGGCGGGCGGACAAATAGCGAGCCTGACGGGTGTTACGAATGGTTTGGAAAAGTTTGACCCCCAAGCGGCCACGAGAAAAGTATCCTCGGATGCGCAGCTTATTATTAATATCGATGGACTATCGGATTTCACCTCCGAAAAGGCACGAAAATACGAAGATGCGCCGCGCGAAAAGCCGTCATCAGCGGTACTATGGCTGGGCGGGCACTATGCTGAGCAGACTGCCAATTGGCACGAGGCATCGCCTATTTACTATGTCGATGAACACACGCCGCCGATACTGTTTCTTGCCAGCGGGCGCACCCGCTTTTATGTAGGCCGCGATGAAATGATTCGTCGCCTGAACCAACACGGCATCCCCAGCAAGGTCGTCACCTTTAGTAATACTCCGCACAGCTTCTGGCTATTTGACCCGTGGATGCAACCCGCCGCCTCAGCCATGGCAGCGTTCATTAAAGAGCAGTTTGCCGCAAACATATAA
- a CDS encoding LUD domain-containing protein, with amino-acid sequence MTDSRSRIIDRIARSTGGNFSADSLEENFKALTVKHTSPPVQPKMEMSDPVATFISEASRNGARVAKLESMAQVTQWLRENANNTTSSARFHLSPSILNQALDWDGLTTTTETPTAAESCGVVQAHTGIAETGTVMSLSDECPSGLLFLVERLVIVIAREDIVAYQEDAWQRLRARNTLPRTVNWITGPSRTADIEQQIQIGAHGPREADYLVIEKTF; translated from the coding sequence ATGACCGACAGTCGCAGCCGCATTATTGATCGTATCGCTCGTAGCACCGGGGGAAACTTTAGCGCTGACTCTTTGGAGGAAAACTTTAAAGCACTCACGGTTAAACATACTTCGCCGCCCGTGCAGCCCAAAATGGAAATGAGCGATCCGGTCGCGACGTTTATTTCTGAGGCAAGTCGCAATGGTGCGCGGGTCGCAAAGCTTGAGTCCATGGCTCAGGTCACTCAATGGTTGCGGGAAAACGCCAACAACACCACGAGCAGTGCCCGCTTTCACCTTTCACCGTCAATTCTCAATCAGGCGCTCGATTGGGACGGTTTAACGACCACAACCGAAACGCCAACAGCGGCGGAAAGTTGCGGCGTGGTCCAGGCTCACACGGGGATCGCCGAGACCGGAACGGTGATGTCGCTCAGCGATGAATGCCCCAGCGGTTTACTGTTTTTAGTCGAACGTCTGGTGATTGTTATCGCACGAGAGGATATCGTCGCCTATCAGGAAGATGCCTGGCAAAGGCTGAGGGCCAGAAATACCCTGCCCCGCACAGTTAATTGGATTACCGGGCCCTCACGCACAGCGGATATTGAACAACAAATTCAAATAGGTGCTCACGGGCCTCGCGAAGCTGATTACCTAGTGATCGAAAAGACCTTCTAA